From Tachyglossus aculeatus isolate mTacAcu1 chromosome 12 unlocalized genomic scaffold, mTacAcu1.pri SUPER_6_unloc_1, whole genome shotgun sequence, the proteins below share one genomic window:
- the EXD1 gene encoding piRNA biogenesis protein EXD1 isoform X1 → MDPRGPCNFLNQVLGRELKITLVCGTFEGILQHVDPSRSIVLKRVKNVETGRSVPGVKMFFGHEIKNVEMLNEEEQGVTRGTGTPDRSRDGSGPAEQMHPAWKKQALVRWPGARANPEGTRPDRPRESERSQGGPTPTPLAPETAPLRSPYKYNPGEGGEAVAFTIVDQFQQRFSSAMMHIKKQSVLSVAAEGVPMSRHGMLCWLQVATTTRVYLFDIHLLGHRAFKNGLQPVMEDQGVLKVMHDCRWLSDCLAHQYGIVLANVFDTQVADVLQFSRETGGHLPHRLSTLQDSLMRHLKLPARQVAFLGDRQRLMEENARLWLARPLPPGLPKVLALEAAYLLPLRLALLDGMMADLTAVVDGYLNAFREKPAHLLGGLQASCLELPEELRQLTEQRTLRREQAVKAYGLNARGLLVRPRPPGTEEEAAGGQRGQRLPRAAAAAAASSPRPGPPEADGWQSQGVGCRPSKQPRAIPRPPLPTAKAEAGAGEPGGPPEGKEPARPPRRPPRPCLSLQEEIEGLLKDRGHESGRPRPGAARRALGASPPPPSPPACPSPEEVGPRGTPANPGPRARPLKGAATFFYKRGSPQAPRH, encoded by the exons ATGGACCCCAGAGGCCCTTGCAATTTCCTCAACCAGGTGCTGGGGAGAGAGTTGAAAATCACCTTGGTCTGCGGCACCTTTGAAGGGATTCTGCAGCACGTGGATCCCAGCAGGAGTATAGTCCTGAAGAGAG tgAAAAATGTAGAAACTGGACGGAGCGTTCCTGGAGTGAAGATGTTTTTTGGGCATGAGATTAAGAATG TGGAAATGCTCAATGAAGAAGAGCAAGGTGTAACCAGAGGAACGGGGACTCCCGACAGGTCCAGGGACGGCAGCGGGCCCGCCGAGCAAATGCACCCGGCCTGGAAAAAGCAAGCGCTCGTTAGGTGGCCAGGAGCCAG GGCCAACCCGGAGGGAACCAGGCCGGACCGACCGAGAGAATCCGAGCGGAGTCAGGGGGGGCCAACTCCCACTCCCCTGGCGCCAGAGACTGCTCCTCTGCGGTCGCCCTACAAATACAACCCCGGAG AAGGCGGAGAGGCCGTGGCGTTCACCATCGTCGACCAGTTCCAGCAGCGGTTCAGCTCGGCC ATGATGCACATCAAGAAGCAGAGTGTCCTGAGCGTGGCCGCTGAAGGCGTTCCAATGAGTCGTCACGGGATGCTCTGTTGGCTGCAG GTGGCCACGACCACGCGGGTGTATTTATTCGACATCCACCTCCTGGGGCACCGCGCCTTCAAGAACGGCCTCCAGCCGGTGATGGAGGACCAGGGCGTCCTGAAG GTCATGCACGACTGCCGGTGGCTCTCGGACTGCCTGGCCCACCAGTACGGGATCGTCCTGGCCAACGTCTTCGACACCCAG GTGGCCGACGTCCTTCAGTTCTCCCGAGAAACGGGAGGCCACCTCCCTCACCGCCTCAGCACCTTGCAGGACAGCTTGATGCGCCACCTGAAGCTCCCCGCCAGGCAGGTGGCTTTCCTGGGCGACCGGCAGAGGCTGATGGAG GAGAACGCCCGGCTGTGGCTGGCGCGGCCCCTCCCTCCGGGCCTGCCCAAGGTGCTGGCGCTGGAGGCCGCCTACCTGCTGCCCCTGCGCCTGGCGCTCCTGGACGGGATGATGGCCGACCTGACCGCTGTGGTGGACGGATACCTCAACGCCTTCCGGGAGAAGCCCGCGCACCTGCTGGGCGGCCTCCAG GCCTCGTGCTTGGAGCTGCCGGAGGAGCTGCGCCAGCTCACGGAGCAGCGGACGCTGCGTCGAGAGCAGGCCGTCAAAGCCTACGGCCTAAACGCCCGGGGCCTCCTcgtccgcccccggcccccggggacgGAAGAAGAAGCCGCCGGCGGGCAGCGAGGCCAGCGGCTCcccagggcggcggcggcggcggcggcctcctccCCGCGCCCTGGGCCTCCGGAGGCCGAtggctggcagagccagggagtCGGTTGCCGCCCCAGTAAGCAGCCCCGAGCCATCCCCCGGCCTCCGCTCCCGACTGCCAAGGCGGAGGCGGGCGCCGGGGAGCCGGGCGGCCCCCCCGAGGGGAAGGAGCCGGCCCGCCCGCCCAGACGTCCCCCTCGCCCCTGTCTGTCCCTGCAGGAGGAGATCGAGGGCCTTCTGAAGGACCGGGGCCATGAGTCGGGACGCCCAAGGCCAGGGGCCGCCCGCCGGGCCCTCGGAGCCTCCCCGCCGCCTCCCTCGCCCCCGGCCTGCCCGAGCCCGGAGGAGGTGGGCCCCCGGGGGACCCCCGCCAACCCGGGTCCCCGGGCCCGGCCGCTGAAGGGGGCCGCCACCTTCTTCTACAAGCGGGGATCCCCGCAGGCCCCCCGCCACTAG
- the EXD1 gene encoding piRNA biogenesis protein EXD1 isoform X2, with protein MDPRGPCNFLNQVLGRELKITLVCGTFEGILQHVDPSRSIVLKRVKNVETGRSVPGVKMFFGHEIKNVEMLNEEEQGVTRGTGTPDRSRDGSGPAEQMHPAWKKQALVRWPGARANPEGTRPDRPRESERSQGGPTPTPLAPETAPLRSPYKYNPGEGGEAVAFTIVDQFQQRFSSAVATTTRVYLFDIHLLGHRAFKNGLQPVMEDQGVLKVMHDCRWLSDCLAHQYGIVLANVFDTQVADVLQFSRETGGHLPHRLSTLQDSLMRHLKLPARQVAFLGDRQRLMEENARLWLARPLPPGLPKVLALEAAYLLPLRLALLDGMMADLTAVVDGYLNAFREKPAHLLGGLQASCLELPEELRQLTEQRTLRREQAVKAYGLNARGLLVRPRPPGTEEEAAGGQRGQRLPRAAAAAAASSPRPGPPEADGWQSQGVGCRPSKQPRAIPRPPLPTAKAEAGAGEPGGPPEGKEPARPPRRPPRPCLSLQEEIEGLLKDRGHESGRPRPGAARRALGASPPPPSPPACPSPEEVGPRGTPANPGPRARPLKGAATFFYKRGSPQAPRH; from the exons ATGGACCCCAGAGGCCCTTGCAATTTCCTCAACCAGGTGCTGGGGAGAGAGTTGAAAATCACCTTGGTCTGCGGCACCTTTGAAGGGATTCTGCAGCACGTGGATCCCAGCAGGAGTATAGTCCTGAAGAGAG tgAAAAATGTAGAAACTGGACGGAGCGTTCCTGGAGTGAAGATGTTTTTTGGGCATGAGATTAAGAATG TGGAAATGCTCAATGAAGAAGAGCAAGGTGTAACCAGAGGAACGGGGACTCCCGACAGGTCCAGGGACGGCAGCGGGCCCGCCGAGCAAATGCACCCGGCCTGGAAAAAGCAAGCGCTCGTTAGGTGGCCAGGAGCCAG GGCCAACCCGGAGGGAACCAGGCCGGACCGACCGAGAGAATCCGAGCGGAGTCAGGGGGGGCCAACTCCCACTCCCCTGGCGCCAGAGACTGCTCCTCTGCGGTCGCCCTACAAATACAACCCCGGAG AAGGCGGAGAGGCCGTGGCGTTCACCATCGTCGACCAGTTCCAGCAGCGGTTCAGCTCGGCC GTGGCCACGACCACGCGGGTGTATTTATTCGACATCCACCTCCTGGGGCACCGCGCCTTCAAGAACGGCCTCCAGCCGGTGATGGAGGACCAGGGCGTCCTGAAG GTCATGCACGACTGCCGGTGGCTCTCGGACTGCCTGGCCCACCAGTACGGGATCGTCCTGGCCAACGTCTTCGACACCCAG GTGGCCGACGTCCTTCAGTTCTCCCGAGAAACGGGAGGCCACCTCCCTCACCGCCTCAGCACCTTGCAGGACAGCTTGATGCGCCACCTGAAGCTCCCCGCCAGGCAGGTGGCTTTCCTGGGCGACCGGCAGAGGCTGATGGAG GAGAACGCCCGGCTGTGGCTGGCGCGGCCCCTCCCTCCGGGCCTGCCCAAGGTGCTGGCGCTGGAGGCCGCCTACCTGCTGCCCCTGCGCCTGGCGCTCCTGGACGGGATGATGGCCGACCTGACCGCTGTGGTGGACGGATACCTCAACGCCTTCCGGGAGAAGCCCGCGCACCTGCTGGGCGGCCTCCAG GCCTCGTGCTTGGAGCTGCCGGAGGAGCTGCGCCAGCTCACGGAGCAGCGGACGCTGCGTCGAGAGCAGGCCGTCAAAGCCTACGGCCTAAACGCCCGGGGCCTCCTcgtccgcccccggcccccggggacgGAAGAAGAAGCCGCCGGCGGGCAGCGAGGCCAGCGGCTCcccagggcggcggcggcggcggcggcctcctccCCGCGCCCTGGGCCTCCGGAGGCCGAtggctggcagagccagggagtCGGTTGCCGCCCCAGTAAGCAGCCCCGAGCCATCCCCCGGCCTCCGCTCCCGACTGCCAAGGCGGAGGCGGGCGCCGGGGAGCCGGGCGGCCCCCCCGAGGGGAAGGAGCCGGCCCGCCCGCCCAGACGTCCCCCTCGCCCCTGTCTGTCCCTGCAGGAGGAGATCGAGGGCCTTCTGAAGGACCGGGGCCATGAGTCGGGACGCCCAAGGCCAGGGGCCGCCCGCCGGGCCCTCGGAGCCTCCCCGCCGCCTCCCTCGCCCCCGGCCTGCCCGAGCCCGGAGGAGGTGGGCCCCCGGGGGACCCCCGCCAACCCGGGTCCCCGGGCCCGGCCGCTGAAGGGGGCCGCCACCTTCTTCTACAAGCGGGGATCCCCGCAGGCCCCCCGCCACTAG
- the EXD1 gene encoding piRNA biogenesis protein EXD1 isoform X3 — MDPRGPCNFLNQVLGRELKITLVCGTFEGILQHVDPSRSIVLKRVKNVETGRSVPGVKMFFGHEIKNVEMLNEEEQGVTRGTGTPDRSRDGSGPAEQMHPAWKKQALVRWPGARANPEGTRPDRPRESERSQGGPTPTPLAPETAPLRSPYKYNPGEGGEAVAFTIVDQFQQRFSSAMMHIKKQSVLSVAAEGVPMSRHGMLCWLQVATTTRVYLFDIHLLGHRAFKNGLQPVMEDQGVLKVMHDCRWLSDCLAHQYGIVLANVFDTQVADVLQFSRETGGHLPHRLSTLQDSLMRHLKLPARQVAFLGDRQRLMEENARLWLARPLPPGLPKVLALEAAYLLPLRLALLDGMMADLTAVVDGYLNAFREKPAHLLGGLQASCLELPEELRQLTEQRTLRREQAVKAYGLNARGLLVRPRPPGTEEEAAGGQRGQRLPRAAAAAAASSPRPGPPEADGWQSQGVGCRPRGDRGPSEGPGP; from the exons ATGGACCCCAGAGGCCCTTGCAATTTCCTCAACCAGGTGCTGGGGAGAGAGTTGAAAATCACCTTGGTCTGCGGCACCTTTGAAGGGATTCTGCAGCACGTGGATCCCAGCAGGAGTATAGTCCTGAAGAGAG tgAAAAATGTAGAAACTGGACGGAGCGTTCCTGGAGTGAAGATGTTTTTTGGGCATGAGATTAAGAATG TGGAAATGCTCAATGAAGAAGAGCAAGGTGTAACCAGAGGAACGGGGACTCCCGACAGGTCCAGGGACGGCAGCGGGCCCGCCGAGCAAATGCACCCGGCCTGGAAAAAGCAAGCGCTCGTTAGGTGGCCAGGAGCCAG GGCCAACCCGGAGGGAACCAGGCCGGACCGACCGAGAGAATCCGAGCGGAGTCAGGGGGGGCCAACTCCCACTCCCCTGGCGCCAGAGACTGCTCCTCTGCGGTCGCCCTACAAATACAACCCCGGAG AAGGCGGAGAGGCCGTGGCGTTCACCATCGTCGACCAGTTCCAGCAGCGGTTCAGCTCGGCC ATGATGCACATCAAGAAGCAGAGTGTCCTGAGCGTGGCCGCTGAAGGCGTTCCAATGAGTCGTCACGGGATGCTCTGTTGGCTGCAG GTGGCCACGACCACGCGGGTGTATTTATTCGACATCCACCTCCTGGGGCACCGCGCCTTCAAGAACGGCCTCCAGCCGGTGATGGAGGACCAGGGCGTCCTGAAG GTCATGCACGACTGCCGGTGGCTCTCGGACTGCCTGGCCCACCAGTACGGGATCGTCCTGGCCAACGTCTTCGACACCCAG GTGGCCGACGTCCTTCAGTTCTCCCGAGAAACGGGAGGCCACCTCCCTCACCGCCTCAGCACCTTGCAGGACAGCTTGATGCGCCACCTGAAGCTCCCCGCCAGGCAGGTGGCTTTCCTGGGCGACCGGCAGAGGCTGATGGAG GAGAACGCCCGGCTGTGGCTGGCGCGGCCCCTCCCTCCGGGCCTGCCCAAGGTGCTGGCGCTGGAGGCCGCCTACCTGCTGCCCCTGCGCCTGGCGCTCCTGGACGGGATGATGGCCGACCTGACCGCTGTGGTGGACGGATACCTCAACGCCTTCCGGGAGAAGCCCGCGCACCTGCTGGGCGGCCTCCAG GCCTCGTGCTTGGAGCTGCCGGAGGAGCTGCGCCAGCTCACGGAGCAGCGGACGCTGCGTCGAGAGCAGGCCGTCAAAGCCTACGGCCTAAACGCCCGGGGCCTCCTcgtccgcccccggcccccggggacgGAAGAAGAAGCCGCCGGCGGGCAGCGAGGCCAGCGGCTCcccagggcggcggcggcggcggcggcctcctccCCGCGCCCTGGGCCTCCGGAGGCCGAtggctggcagagccagggagtCGGTTGCCGCCCCA GAGGAGATCGAGGGCCTTCTGAAGGACCGGGGCCATGA